The Gemmatimonadota bacterium genome has a segment encoding these proteins:
- a CDS encoding HAMP domain-containing protein yields the protein MVAYGFYDLMIVADRAGKIQVVNSVDPTGKPLDTRTIAGTDVSSEDWFQKGINGGIKAGETLTDAPARHDWTTALYGDEEIVTTFTSAIRDASGNVIGVWRNYASLQRIADGILGDARKAAKQASNTDLVFTLVDSKGIKLHDDLSEEGELTQNLATEWESARRAAAHELGYVRQVDAATHTAYIAGFAASSQAFMPKYGWGVIVRVTEVQALARANALRNAMLGVGGVAAVLLILAALWMAGSIARPIATTAQVMRSISEDGDLTKRLTATSQDELGDLADSFNSFVARLGDIAQGIRGSSANVATASRELSSVADDISSAAQSQASSLEQTAASMEQITATVKQNAENAGQASRLATTAREVADKGGRVVGDAVGAMSEINRSSKKIAEIITTIDEIAFQTNLLALNAAVEAARAGAQGRGFAVVAAEVRSLAARSASAAKEIKGLIQESSSKVELGTQLVNQSGQTLDEIVTSVKRVTDIVAEIAAASREQSVGIEEVNRAVSQMDQITQQNAAQNEELSATAGTLSGQARELDALVSWFKLEHGGAAPAGRAIEAPIGRAPRAMKRRGSESTGPVREQPAASAAAAAEAELDGFVDF from the coding sequence ATGGTGGCCTACGGCTTCTACGACCTCATGATCGTCGCAGATCGTGCGGGGAAGATTCAGGTCGTGAACTCTGTGGATCCAACCGGCAAGCCGCTGGACACGCGCACCATCGCGGGCACGGACGTGTCGAGTGAAGACTGGTTCCAGAAGGGGATCAACGGCGGGATCAAGGCGGGCGAGACGCTGACGGATGCGCCGGCACGGCACGATTGGACCACCGCCCTGTATGGCGACGAGGAGATCGTCACCACCTTCACGTCGGCCATCCGCGACGCCAGCGGAAATGTCATTGGTGTGTGGCGGAACTACGCGTCGCTCCAGCGCATTGCTGATGGCATCCTGGGAGACGCCCGGAAGGCCGCAAAGCAGGCAAGCAACACCGACCTCGTCTTTACCCTGGTCGACAGCAAGGGGATCAAGTTGCACGACGACCTGTCGGAAGAGGGCGAGCTCACCCAGAACCTTGCCACTGAATGGGAGTCGGCGCGTCGGGCCGCGGCCCACGAGCTCGGTTACGTGCGCCAGGTGGACGCAGCTACGCATACGGCCTACATCGCGGGGTTTGCCGCGTCGTCCCAGGCGTTCATGCCGAAGTATGGATGGGGCGTCATCGTGCGCGTGACCGAGGTCCAGGCCCTGGCCCGGGCCAATGCGCTTCGCAACGCGATGCTTGGCGTCGGTGGGGTGGCGGCAGTGCTCCTGATCCTCGCAGCCCTCTGGATGGCGGGCTCGATCGCACGGCCCATTGCGACCACGGCACAGGTCATGCGCTCGATTTCCGAAGATGGCGACCTGACCAAGCGCTTGACGGCCACATCGCAGGATGAGCTCGGGGACCTGGCTGACTCGTTCAACTCCTTTGTTGCTCGGCTCGGGGACATCGCGCAAGGCATTCGCGGATCCTCGGCGAACGTGGCCACCGCATCGCGCGAGCTCTCGTCCGTCGCAGACGATATCTCGTCGGCGGCGCAGTCACAGGCCTCGTCGCTGGAACAGACGGCTGCGAGCATGGAACAGATCACAGCGACGGTCAAGCAGAACGCCGAGAACGCCGGCCAGGCCAGCCGACTCGCGACGACGGCGCGTGAAGTCGCGGACAAGGGCGGGCGCGTGGTCGGTGATGCGGTTGGGGCGATGAGCGAGATCAACCGGTCGTCCAAGAAGATCGCCGAGATCATCACCACGATCGACGAAATCGCCTTCCAGACCAACTTGCTGGCGCTCAACGCCGCCGTGGAGGCCGCCCGCGCCGGGGCCCAGGGGCGTGGGTTCGCCGTCGTTGCGGCCGAAGTGCGGTCGCTCGCGGCACGCTCGGCCTCGGCGGCCAAGGAAATCAAGGGATTGATCCAGGAGTCGTCCAGCAAGGTTGAGCTGGGGACCCAGCTGGTGAACCAGTCGGGCCAGACGCTCGACGAGATCGTGACCAGCGTGAAGCGCGTGACGGACATCGTGGCCGAGATCGCCGCCGCGAGCCGCGAGCAGAGCGTGGGGATCGAGGAGGTCAACCGCGCGGTCTCGCAGATGGACCAGATCACGCAGCAGAATGCCGCGCAGAACGAAGAGTTGTCGGCGACCGCGGGCACGCTGTCTGGTCAGGCGCGGGAGTTGGATGCCCTGGTCTCGTGGTTCAAGCTGGAGCACGGAGGTGCGGCCCCCGCCGGACGGGCGATCGAGGCACCCATCGGCCGTGCGCCGCGCGCCATGAAGCGGCGTGGCAGTGAATCCACCGGGCCGGTCCGGGAGCAACCTGCGGCTAGCGCCGCAGCGGCCGCGGAAGCAGAGCTCGACGGCTTCGTCGACTTCTGA
- a CDS encoding Ig-like domain-containing protein, which produces MTFSGGARRSSAWAIACSLALACDDGAAPPAGNPGGATSLHVTPATVWLTPGAATALSAEVRDSAGRLVAGAAIGWSALAPATASVSSTGAVQAVALGNTRIIAALGTLRDTVDVTVQAAARPAAFGAERQGVTDVSLLAVWADATTPTAFAVGQLGTILASTPTGWRVTTLGTAETFVGVWGSGANDVWAVGTGGVLAHWDGASWQLVDSPTGETLLDVFGLSRTEVWAVGVRGTILRYDGTSWQVMTTGEVWELWGIWGTSATNLFAVGQNGVVVRYTGTTWQPMPTPAETPLFGVWGSGPADVWAVGINGATWRFDGTRWSALPPTTPRNLFAIWGRSANDIYAAGNTGGVVHYNGVAWRELPNTATGQNLRGLWGDHQGGVVGAGWDGTVVRGSTAPTAWVTEISSPTLVTVWGPGDGTVYAAGGGGALYRRTTGAGWAQFPLPPSQTLYGLHGSGASNVVAVGDTGTIWRYNGTDWRREPAGTQVLLRSVWLGSPTSGLIVGDRGTILEYRNGSWAPMTSGTQAFLRHVWGTDPSNVYAVGDSGLVLRFDGSAWRPMPTPTRELLRGVWGSGPSDLFAVGEKGTILRYDGRQWRAMASGTTLAIRGVWGSSPVDVYAVGEEGLILRFDGATWQRLPASGTPLLIQAWGEPGQGRVYAVGTVTTILRGDRQ; this is translated from the coding sequence GTGACGTTCAGCGGAGGAGCACGCCGTTCGTCGGCGTGGGCGATTGCTTGTTCCCTGGCGCTTGCCTGCGACGATGGCGCGGCACCACCGGCCGGGAACCCCGGCGGTGCGACGTCACTCCACGTGACGCCGGCCACGGTCTGGCTTACCCCAGGCGCCGCCACGGCGCTGTCCGCCGAGGTGCGTGATAGTGCCGGCCGCCTGGTAGCCGGCGCCGCGATCGGCTGGAGCGCACTCGCCCCCGCGACGGCTTCGGTGTCGTCCACGGGCGCGGTCCAGGCGGTCGCTCTCGGAAACACGCGGATCATCGCCGCACTCGGCACACTCCGCGACACGGTCGACGTCACCGTGCAGGCGGCGGCTCGACCCGCCGCGTTCGGCGCCGAGCGTCAGGGCGTGACCGATGTGTCCCTGCTCGCTGTGTGGGCCGACGCCACGACGCCGACCGCCTTCGCGGTGGGACAACTGGGCACCATCCTGGCCTCAACCCCCACTGGGTGGCGGGTGACGACCCTGGGGACCGCCGAGACGTTTGTGGGAGTGTGGGGATCGGGCGCCAACGATGTCTGGGCGGTGGGGACCGGCGGGGTACTCGCCCACTGGGACGGGGCCTCGTGGCAGCTCGTGGACTCCCCGACCGGTGAGACGCTCCTCGATGTCTTTGGCCTGTCCCGCACGGAGGTTTGGGCGGTTGGCGTGCGAGGCACCATCCTGCGCTACGACGGGACCTCGTGGCAGGTGATGACCACGGGCGAGGTGTGGGAACTGTGGGGGATCTGGGGGACCTCGGCCACCAACCTCTTCGCCGTAGGGCAGAACGGGGTCGTGGTGCGCTACACCGGGACAACCTGGCAACCGATGCCGACGCCGGCCGAGACGCCGCTGTTTGGCGTGTGGGGCAGCGGGCCGGCGGATGTGTGGGCGGTGGGGATCAACGGCGCGACCTGGCGATTTGACGGCACGCGCTGGTCAGCCTTGCCGCCAACCACCCCGCGCAACCTGTTTGCGATCTGGGGGCGGAGCGCGAACGACATCTACGCCGCGGGCAACACCGGTGGCGTGGTACACTACAACGGTGTTGCCTGGCGCGAGCTGCCCAACACGGCGACCGGACAGAACCTTCGGGGCCTCTGGGGCGATCACCAGGGCGGTGTGGTGGGCGCGGGGTGGGACGGGACGGTGGTTCGCGGATCGACAGCCCCCACCGCCTGGGTGACAGAAATCTCGTCGCCGACCCTGGTGACGGTGTGGGGTCCGGGGGACGGCACCGTGTACGCGGCGGGGGGCGGCGGCGCCCTGTATCGCCGCACGACGGGCGCGGGATGGGCGCAATTCCCCCTGCCCCCGTCACAGACGTTGTATGGGCTGCACGGCTCTGGCGCGTCGAATGTGGTCGCCGTCGGGGACACGGGGACGATCTGGCGCTACAACGGCACCGACTGGCGACGCGAGCCCGCGGGAACACAGGTGCTGCTTCGGTCAGTTTGGCTTGGGAGCCCAACCAGTGGTCTCATCGTTGGTGACCGCGGGACCATCCTTGAGTACCGCAACGGCTCCTGGGCCCCGATGACCAGCGGCACGCAGGCCTTCCTGCGGCATGTCTGGGGAACCGACCCATCCAACGTCTATGCCGTCGGCGACTCCGGCCTGGTCCTGCGGTTTGACGGGAGCGCCTGGCGCCCCATGCCCACCCCGACGCGTGAGTTGCTGCGAGGTGTTTGGGGTTCCGGACCGTCGGACCTCTTTGCTGTTGGGGAGAAGGGAACGATCCTGCGGTACGATGGGCGGCAGTGGCGCGCGATGGCCTCGGGGACGACCCTCGCGATCCGTGGAGTCTGGGGAAGCAGTCCGGTGGATGTGTACGCCGTCGGCGAGGAGGGGCTGATCCTGCGGTTTGACGGAGCGACCTGGCAGCGCCTGCCGGCCAGCGGAACGCCCTTGCTGATCCAGGCCTGGGGAGAGCCGGGGCAAGGGCGGGTGTACGCGGTGGGCACCGTCACGACGATCCTGCGCGGCGACCGGCAATAG
- a CDS encoding elongation factor G has translation MREYHATDIRNVAVVGHGASGKTTLVDALAFVSGSSKRHGHIKDGTTLTDHTPEEIERGYSIELGCAFAEWQGSKVNLIDAPGYLDFQGDAIAAVAAADGVICVVSAASGVEVGTVKMFHEATARQDPILFAVTMMDKEHADFDRVYAQVKERLTNKVVPVEIPMGQGPTFRGVMNLFARKAYLYKPGTKTGEYTETDIPPEEQGTFDKYYQEMIEAVSATDDAMLERYLEGAEIGRDEAIHGMKEAMKRMDLYPLFAVSAEHVIGVHAMLTELVQLMPSAYEMEELHAFKGAEGDHTVEIHAVDTNPFAALVFKTHSEPHVGEVSYFRIFSGSVSNGQEFFNATRDTTEKMGHLSVAQGKERLEVPILRAGDIGCVAKLKNTHTNDTLSTREHPVRLPPIAFPEPVVSFAVHAASRNDEEKLQPGLHRLHDEDPTFETHYNAETHETIISGMGERHLEVAMARLKRKYNVVAELTRPKIAYREALTAKGDGQGRHKKQSGGRGQFGDCWVRLAPRARGAGYHFVDKIVGGVIPSNFRPAVDKGIQEACARGILAGYPLVDFEVELYDGSYHSVDSNEMSFKMAGILAFRAVAPKCRPVLLEPLDEVEIQVPEAYLGDVMGDLNQRRGRIVGTDSSGNGAGAVVRAIVPNAELHLYATDLNSLTHGHGVYARRFHMYETMPHEAAQKVIAEAARHRTDDIEEH, from the coding sequence ATGCGGGAGTATCACGCAACGGACATCCGGAACGTCGCCGTGGTCGGCCACGGCGCCAGTGGCAAGACCACCCTCGTTGACGCACTCGCCTTCGTTTCGGGGTCAAGCAAGCGCCACGGCCACATCAAGGACGGCACCACGCTCACGGACCACACCCCTGAGGAAATCGAACGCGGCTACTCGATTGAATTGGGGTGCGCGTTCGCCGAATGGCAGGGCTCCAAGGTCAACCTCATCGATGCCCCGGGATATCTGGACTTCCAGGGCGATGCCATCGCGGCCGTGGCTGCCGCGGATGGGGTGATCTGCGTCGTGAGCGCCGCTTCCGGCGTGGAGGTCGGCACGGTCAAGATGTTTCACGAGGCCACGGCTCGGCAGGATCCGATCCTCTTTGCCGTGACGATGATGGACAAGGAGCACGCTGACTTTGATCGGGTGTACGCGCAGGTCAAGGAGCGGCTGACCAACAAGGTGGTGCCGGTCGAGATCCCGATGGGCCAGGGCCCGACCTTCCGCGGTGTGATGAACCTCTTTGCCCGCAAGGCCTACCTCTACAAGCCGGGCACCAAGACGGGCGAATACACCGAGACGGACATCCCACCTGAGGAACAGGGCACCTTCGACAAGTACTACCAGGAAATGATCGAGGCGGTCTCCGCCACGGACGACGCCATGCTCGAACGTTACCTCGAAGGCGCCGAGATCGGTCGCGATGAGGCAATCCACGGCATGAAGGAAGCCATGAAGCGCATGGACCTGTATCCGCTCTTCGCGGTCTCCGCGGAACACGTCATCGGGGTGCATGCGATGCTCACCGAGCTGGTGCAGCTCATGCCGTCTGCCTACGAAATGGAGGAACTCCATGCCTTCAAGGGTGCCGAGGGGGATCACACGGTGGAGATCCACGCCGTGGACACCAACCCGTTCGCGGCCCTCGTCTTCAAGACACACTCGGAGCCACATGTGGGCGAGGTGTCGTACTTCCGCATTTTCTCGGGCTCCGTCAGCAATGGCCAGGAATTCTTCAACGCGACCCGGGATACGACGGAGAAGATGGGACACCTGAGTGTGGCGCAGGGCAAGGAACGGCTCGAGGTGCCGATCCTGCGCGCGGGCGACATCGGTTGCGTGGCCAAGCTCAAGAACACGCATACCAACGACACGCTGTCGACCCGGGAGCACCCCGTGCGCCTCCCGCCCATCGCCTTCCCGGAGCCCGTGGTGTCGTTCGCCGTCCACGCGGCGTCGCGCAATGACGAGGAGAAATTGCAGCCGGGGCTGCATCGACTCCACGACGAAGACCCGACGTTTGAGACGCACTACAACGCGGAAACGCATGAGACGATCATCTCCGGCATGGGCGAACGCCATCTCGAGGTGGCGATGGCGCGCCTCAAGCGGAAGTACAACGTCGTTGCTGAGCTGACCCGGCCGAAGATCGCGTACCGCGAAGCCCTGACCGCGAAGGGCGACGGTCAGGGTCGGCATAAGAAGCAGTCAGGTGGCCGGGGACAATTCGGTGATTGCTGGGTGCGCCTCGCGCCCCGGGCGCGCGGCGCCGGTTATCACTTCGTGGACAAGATCGTTGGGGGCGTGATCCCGTCGAATTTCCGACCGGCCGTGGACAAGGGGATCCAGGAGGCCTGCGCGCGCGGCATTCTGGCCGGCTATCCGCTGGTAGACTTCGAGGTGGAACTGTACGACGGGTCGTACCACTCGGTCGACTCGAACGAGATGTCGTTCAAGATGGCCGGGATCCTGGCGTTCCGGGCCGTCGCACCCAAGTGCCGGCCCGTCCTCCTGGAACCGCTCGATGAGGTCGAGATCCAGGTCCCCGAGGCCTATCTGGGTGACGTCATGGGCGACCTCAACCAGCGCCGCGGGCGCATCGTCGGGACGGACTCGTCAGGCAACGGCGCCGGGGCCGTCGTACGGGCGATCGTGCCCAACGCGGAGCTGCACCTGTACGCCACCGACCTGAACTCCCTGACGCACGGGCACGGGGTCTATGCGCGCCGGTTCCACATGTACGAGACGATGCCCCATGAGGCCGCGCAGAAGGTGATCGCCGAGGCGGCCAGGCACCGCACGGACGACATCGAGGAGCACTAG
- a CDS encoding chemotaxis response regulator protein-glutamate methylesterase codes for MSRIHVFVVDDSALMRQLLTTILSRDPEIQVVGQGADPVSAWRRMKEIERIDVLTLDVEMPRMDGLTFLDKLMQARPLPVVMVSSLTERGCATTLRALELGAVDFVTKPKLDLTHGTHELGEEIIAKVKAAARARIRRRAASSTPVARVETKAPQWTGAAFAEATHRVMCIGASTGGTEALRVVLTQLPANAPGIVIAQHMPERFTKSFADRLNTLCQIQVKEAEDGDRVVPGLALLAPGNFHMRVIRSGAEYRVRLSQDPPVNRHRPSVDALFDSCATSIGPNAIAIMLTGMGDDGARGMKAMRDSGARTIAQDEETCVVFGMPRVAIEMGGVEEIHPLEEIADVALRMAIGAVRS; via the coding sequence ATGTCCCGAATCCACGTCTTCGTCGTCGATGACTCTGCCCTCATGCGGCAGCTGCTCACGACCATCCTCTCCCGCGACCCGGAGATCCAGGTGGTCGGGCAGGGGGCCGACCCCGTCTCTGCCTGGCGACGGATGAAGGAGATCGAGCGCATCGACGTGTTGACGCTGGATGTCGAGATGCCCCGCATGGACGGGCTCACCTTTCTCGACAAGTTGATGCAGGCGCGCCCCCTGCCGGTGGTGATGGTCTCCTCGCTCACCGAACGCGGGTGTGCCACCACGCTGCGCGCCCTCGAGCTCGGCGCGGTGGATTTTGTCACCAAACCCAAGTTGGACCTCACCCACGGGACCCATGAGCTGGGCGAAGAGATCATCGCAAAGGTGAAGGCGGCGGCACGTGCCCGGATCCGGCGACGCGCCGCATCGAGCACGCCGGTGGCGCGCGTGGAGACCAAGGCGCCCCAGTGGACCGGTGCCGCGTTTGCTGAGGCAACGCACCGCGTGATGTGCATTGGCGCATCCACGGGAGGCACCGAGGCGCTGCGCGTCGTCCTGACCCAATTGCCGGCGAATGCGCCAGGGATCGTGATCGCCCAGCACATGCCGGAGCGGTTCACCAAGTCGTTCGCCGACCGGCTCAACACCCTGTGCCAGATCCAGGTCAAGGAGGCCGAGGACGGGGATCGGGTCGTGCCCGGTCTCGCGCTGCTCGCCCCAGGAAACTTCCACATGCGCGTGATCCGCAGCGGCGCAGAGTATCGCGTGCGCCTGTCGCAGGACCCGCCCGTGAATCGACATCGCCCGTCGGTGGATGCCCTGTTCGACTCCTGCGCGACGTCCATCGGCCCCAATGCCATCGCCATCATGCTCACGGGGATGGGAGACGATGGTGCCCGCGGCATGAAGGCCATGCGCGACTCCGGCGCCCGCACCATCGCCCAGGATGAGGAAACGTGCGTCGTCTTCGGGATGCCGCGCGTGGCCATCGAAATGGGGGGGGTCGAGGAAATCCACCCCCTGGAAGAAATTGCCGATGTCGCCTTGCGCATGGCAATCGGCGCCGTGCGATCGTAG
- a CDS encoding response regulator transcription factor codes for MTASKDPAGRVLVVEDRREVVDLLNQALSAAGHDVVIAMDGEEGLAKASEPGIDLVVLDVGLPKRSGMDIARELRSRGIQVPLLMLTARDTVTDRVEGLDAGADDFLSKPFDLEELLARVRALLRRSSLQAAAAQIIVADLTIDPLTREVRRGNRLVALTQKEYALLEFLARRAGEAVGRDEISRAVWKQDLDPSTNIVDVYINYLRKKVDQDSEQPLVHTVRGVGYMIKAG; via the coding sequence ATGACAGCTTCCAAAGACCCCGCTGGGCGCGTCCTCGTCGTCGAAGATCGACGCGAGGTCGTTGATCTTCTCAACCAGGCCCTCTCGGCAGCTGGGCACGATGTCGTCATTGCCATGGACGGCGAGGAGGGGCTCGCCAAAGCCTCCGAGCCCGGGATTGACCTCGTCGTGCTGGATGTCGGGTTGCCGAAGAGGTCGGGCATGGACATCGCCCGGGAGCTACGCAGCCGCGGCATTCAAGTACCCCTGCTCATGCTCACGGCACGAGACACTGTGACCGATCGCGTCGAAGGGCTGGACGCCGGCGCAGATGACTTCCTGAGCAAGCCATTTGACCTCGAGGAGCTCCTGGCCAGGGTGCGCGCCCTGCTCCGGCGTTCGTCGCTTCAGGCCGCCGCTGCACAGATCATTGTCGCGGATCTCACGATCGACCCTCTCACCCGCGAAGTCCGCCGCGGCAATCGGCTGGTCGCCCTGACCCAAAAGGAATACGCCCTCCTCGAGTTCCTGGCGCGCCGGGCCGGCGAGGCGGTCGGTCGCGACGAGATCAGCCGCGCCGTCTGGAAGCAGGATCTGGATCCTTCCACGAACATCGTGGACGTCTACATCAACTACCTTCGAAAGAAGGTGGACCAGGATTCCGAGCAGCCCTTGGTGCACACGGTGCGTGGGGTTGGCTACATGATCAAAGCGGGCTGA
- the thyX gene encoding FAD-dependent thymidylate synthase: MLHYEPRITVLARPAFTEPAHLPVQWNGTSSDGERLAEFAGRLCYMSQRNPANRTTHEYLLNILKQGHGSVLEHANYSLLFEGVSRSLTHELVRHRAGFAYSQLSQRYVDESEAAFVVPPAIIGDAALEGTWRAQIDAAQAAYIALVDELMARYAWVEDKVHRRKMAREAARGVLPNSTETKIVVTANARAWRTMLELRSGEGAELEIRRLAVAVIRILQGEAPAFFGDLEIYTAEDRREAGRIGYHKV, encoded by the coding sequence ATGCTCCACTACGAGCCCCGCATCACCGTCCTCGCGCGCCCGGCCTTCACGGAACCGGCCCACCTCCCGGTGCAATGGAATGGGACGTCGAGCGACGGCGAGCGCTTGGCCGAGTTCGCGGGTCGCCTGTGCTACATGAGCCAGCGGAACCCGGCGAACCGGACCACGCACGAGTACCTGCTCAACATCCTCAAGCAGGGGCACGGCAGCGTGCTCGAACACGCCAACTATTCGCTGCTGTTCGAGGGAGTCTCTCGTTCGTTGACCCATGAACTGGTGCGGCACCGCGCAGGCTTTGCCTACTCGCAGCTGAGCCAGCGGTATGTGGACGAATCGGAGGCCGCGTTCGTCGTGCCCCCGGCCATCATCGGCGACGCGGCCCTCGAGGGCACGTGGCGGGCGCAAATTGACGCGGCCCAGGCCGCCTACATCGCGCTCGTGGACGAGCTGATGGCGCGCTACGCGTGGGTGGAGGACAAGGTGCACCGGCGCAAGATGGCGCGCGAAGCCGCACGCGGCGTGCTGCCGAACTCCACCGAAACGAAGATTGTGGTGACCGCCAACGCGCGCGCCTGGCGCACCATGCTGGAATTGCGATCCGGCGAGGGGGCAGAACTCGAGATTCGCCGGCTGGCGGTGGCGGTGATCCGCATCCTCCAGGGCGAGGCCCCGGCATTTTTTGGCGACTTGGAGATCTACACCGCCGAGGATCGTCGCGAGGCCGGCCGGATCGGCTATCACAAGGTGTGA
- a CDS encoding purine-binding chemotaxis protein CheW: MTAPTFAQDLDVASDANQYLTFQLGDQEYGLEILAVQEIKGLSAITRMPNTPMHVKGVTNLRGAVVPILDLRVRFGLAEREYDRFTVFIIATVGSKVVGLVVDAVEDVIDLAPDAIQPTPELASALGGAYVRGIAHVGERLVALLDIEKIVSGDLALLDAA; this comes from the coding sequence ATGACCGCCCCGACGTTCGCGCAGGACCTGGATGTGGCGTCCGATGCCAACCAGTACCTCACCTTCCAGCTCGGCGACCAGGAGTACGGGCTGGAGATCCTGGCGGTTCAGGAGATCAAGGGACTGAGCGCCATCACGCGCATGCCCAACACGCCGATGCATGTGAAGGGCGTGACCAACCTGCGTGGGGCCGTGGTCCCGATCCTCGACCTCCGCGTGCGCTTCGGGCTCGCCGAGCGCGAGTACGACCGCTTCACGGTGTTCATCATCGCCACCGTGGGGTCGAAGGTGGTCGGGTTGGTGGTCGACGCCGTCGAGGATGTCATCGACCTGGCGCCGGACGCCATCCAACCCACCCCGGAACTGGCCAGTGCCCTGGGCGGCGCCTATGTCCGCGGCATTGCCCACGTCGGCGAGCGACTCGTCGCCCTGCTCGACATCGAGAAGATCGTAAGCGGCGATCTCGCCCTGCTCGACGCTGCCTGA
- a CDS encoding response regulator, whose translation MKILIAEDDLVTRELLKRILSHMADEIVEAGDGIEALEKLETEDPDFLFTDLQMPELDGRALLEAIRNSKEHSEMPVVCMSAVKDKDEVTALLALGIQDYILKPIRPAEVHDRFRKVIAQHSGWRKRQVAGGNTVLLLVDPDPNFREFVKPFLEGHFTVIEAVSGAHALRLFKESELKPTLVVTALGLPLVNEIQLSNLLMKMAVDTRVTAPTFWLCADDDDALSPKHVNFAGQIRRSFVPESFTAELQRTLLHGTSPGDRLKAHFADGARRWSLTATRQTLGVMSGQEVTAISAKKAQPLVDGVAGRIQLSNADARIQILIACPKEDAVALASKVLRREATIETGGADVFGELSNTIAGRARAALMEQGFDLALSLPEIVTDFMLEPAATWDLADWFETMSGNRFFVAMAVESLGGGGSSGTPGAVPVATPASGSNDVDDALF comes from the coding sequence ATGAAGATCCTGATCGCCGAGGACGACCTCGTCACCCGCGAGCTGCTCAAGCGCATCCTGAGCCATATGGCCGACGAGATTGTCGAGGCCGGCGACGGGATCGAGGCGTTGGAGAAGCTGGAAACGGAGGACCCGGACTTCCTGTTCACTGACCTGCAGATGCCCGAGCTGGACGGTCGGGCATTGCTGGAGGCCATCCGCAACTCGAAGGAACACAGCGAGATGCCGGTGGTGTGCATGTCGGCGGTGAAGGACAAGGACGAGGTCACGGCCCTGCTCGCGTTAGGCATCCAGGACTATATCCTCAAGCCGATCCGGCCCGCGGAAGTGCACGACCGCTTCCGCAAGGTGATTGCGCAGCACAGCGGGTGGCGCAAGCGACAGGTGGCCGGTGGGAACACCGTGCTGCTCCTGGTGGACCCGGATCCCAACTTCCGCGAGTTCGTCAAGCCATTCCTCGAAGGACACTTCACCGTCATCGAGGCGGTGTCCGGCGCGCACGCACTGCGCCTCTTCAAGGAGTCGGAGCTGAAGCCGACGCTCGTGGTCACCGCGCTCGGTCTCCCGCTGGTGAATGAGATCCAGCTGTCAAACCTGCTGATGAAGATGGCCGTGGACACTCGGGTGACGGCGCCGACGTTCTGGCTCTGTGCCGACGACGACGACGCCCTGAGTCCCAAACACGTGAATTTCGCCGGGCAGATTCGGCGCTCGTTTGTGCCGGAGTCGTTCACCGCCGAGCTGCAGCGCACGCTGCTGCACGGAACCTCCCCGGGCGACCGCCTCAAGGCGCATTTCGCGGACGGGGCCCGTCGCTGGTCGCTCACCGCGACGCGCCAGACCCTCGGGGTCATGTCCGGCCAGGAGGTCACGGCCATTTCTGCCAAGAAGGCCCAACCCCTGGTTGATGGGGTCGCCGGACGAATTCAGCTGTCAAACGCCGACGCCCGCATCCAAATCCTGATTGCCTGCCCCAAGGAGGATGCGGTGGCCCTGGCCAGCAAGGTGTTGCGCCGGGAAGCCACGATCGAGACCGGCGGCGCCGACGTCTTCGGTGAATTGAGCAACACCATCGCGGGACGGGCCCGCGCCGCCCTCATGGAGCAGGGCTTCGACCTGGCGCTGTCCCTCCCGGAGATTGTCACCGACTTCATGTTGGAGCCGGCCGCGACCTGGGACCTCGCCGACTGGTTCGAGACCATGTCCGGCAATCGCTTCTTCGTCGCGATGGCGGTCGAAAGCCTCGGGGGCGGCGGGAGTTCCGGCACCCCGGGCGCGGTCCCGGTCGCGACCCCGGCGTCGGGGAGCAACGACGTCGACGACGCGCTATTCTAG